GCCGAAGGTAGCGCTATTGTGGCCTAGAACTCACTTCTTAACTGCAAGGTCCATGTGTTGTCTAGATGCGCAACTCTTGCTCCGAACTGTAGAGGATAATGGTGCATAGACCAGGTGTGAGGAGTAGCTCACGGAGGGTGGCCATCACGTCGAACTTGGCAACTATAGTTTTTAAACTTTAAACATTCTCTTGCGTTGGTGAGGTTTAATGACAGGTGTGTCGTGCGTTGGTGAAGTTTAATGACAGGTGTGTCGTGTGTTTTATCATAGAATTGACCACTTTCGGACATGTTTGTCATCAGGTGGACACCATGGCCTCCATCGATGAGGGCAAAAAAAAAAGCAGTGAAGATATGGAAGTCTTAAGACATGCTAATTTAGCTAGGGGCCTACCATATATATtaccccgttgcaacgcacgggcatgtgtGCTAGTAATTATtaataataataaagcacggattgattccgtgggttcaccgtcacaatacgctttttTCTCATGTCATAATACGCTTTTACGATTTATATAGACAAAATCGTAATATAAACAAGGTGGTACTAATTTGGTTTCGCTCGTCTGATTTCACACGTTCTTTACAACAGCGTAAGTCAACTGGCCAGAATTTTTTTATGGGCCGCTAAAATCGTTCGACCTCACGGTCCTCCCCTCCCTTCCGGCTGCAACAAATAGTGTTTGTGCTAAAAATTCAGATTCGAATTAATAGTACCACCTCGCCACTTTACATAATATCCTAGCAACTTATATACGTTCGAAATTGCAAGAAACAACAAGCCAACAGAACTACGGTGAGATACTATCAATCAAAAATGAGAGGCGCATGAAGAAGATTCATAAAAAATTGATGCCAGCATGGGTGGATTTGGGTGCCCAAAGAAGAAGCCGCCAGGAGCCAGAAGCCCTCGCATCCATGGCAGACATGGGGCCGGCCGAGCCAACCGAGCTCTGCCCAAGGATCTCGAGAGAGAAGAGAGGAATTGGGGAAGGGCACCACTAGGGCAGGGCATGATTGCTAGGGTtataagagcaactctagcagaccccgcatcccgccccgacccgtaaaataaccgccaaaatgcGGGTGGGAAAATGCGGGTTTCCCCCTCGCGGCTGCGGTGTTGCTGCCCCAAGCGATGGAGTGGTCGGGGAGCCTTTCCAACAGCCCAGGCAAGGGCGCATCGCCGCATGCAGGTACGGGTtcgtccgcccgccgccgctgaAGGTTTGCGGGCATGGACTCGTCCGGCCATCCACCGGGCTCGGCGCTCGCGCAGCGTCTTTGTGGCTTGCCGATGCCGCTCATAGAGTGCGACGACTGCACGCGGAAAGTGTTGCGGCTCACTTCGAGTCGAAGCACCCCCGATGGGTGTTCTTCAAATGCGAAAACGACGGGGTACGTGCACTTGCGGTAGCTCGTTTCATAGTTCATTCTTTAGTTCAATTGCGGTGGCTCACTTCGAGCTTGCTCATTCTTTTGTGTAGGACGATGGATGCTCATTTTGGTTTTGGGAAGGGCAATACATTGATTTGTTGATAGAAAGAAACTTAATAAATGTTAGTGCACTCCTTAGTACAATCGAAGGCAATGATGCGGCTGCATGTGCAACTAGAGCGGAAGCAGCATCTACTTCTTCCAAACCAAAGATGAAGAAAGAAGAATGCAAAATAAAGAATCCACAGATTAAGAACGAATGCATGGAGAATAAATTAGTCCAACTAGTGGGAGCGGTTGTGGAAGTTGgaaatcttctaaaatgtatACTTGTAGTTCTTGTTTTCTTTAGTCTTACTATTCTAGCAAAGATTTGGTGATGCCTTTTGTATCCAATATTTTTAATAAAGCAAAGCAATGCAATGTGCTAGATCAAATTAAGTTGCAAATTTAAGTTTTGCGGGCCAGGAGGAGCTGCGCCAGATCAGACGCCGCAACCCCAACCCGTTTACGGGTCCATTATGCGGGGTCTGCAACTGCGGCCGTCCGCGCCGGCCCGCAAAGGCGTTTTCCGCGAACTGTAAAAACGTTTTGCGGGTCGAAAGGATgcagagtctgctagagttgctctaaggcGCTGAGGGCCGCTGGCTGTGGGCCAGAGACAGTTGTGTGGGCTTTTACAGAGATATATACGGGAGTTGTGTACAGAAACACGTTGCAGAttctcaaaagaaaaaaaaacgcgTTGCAGGACAATGGCCTGACTAAGGAACCGGTAATGGGATCCAATGGCATGCATGATGATGATGGAATTCGTGGGAGAAAGACCAAGCTAAAATTTAATGGGAGAGGGAGATCCAGATGTAGGCCGTGATTTCAATTCGTGGTGCACTCTAATTGTATGCATCTCTTTTGGCCAGCGTCCAAATATTAAATTTAAAAAAACACGCATTAAAAAATGTAAGTCTTATAAAAATTTTCCAATTCAATAAAATTGATTACTTTTGTCAaaattttatttaaaaaataaataaataataatcgTGTTTTATTGagaaggaaaaaaataaagaaatgATTCTTTGAGCAATGCCAGCATGCCATCAACGTTACATAAGTTATTCAATTCAACTACACTCttggaaagaagaagaaagaaacttTCAAGCTTAAACTCACCAGCTTCATGTTGGATAGAATCTCATATCATTTTATATCGTCATTTTTGTTTAGTTCCAAATTTATATTTGTGTCATATGTTGGATGCCACAATAAATTAACTTTTTAGTACATCAAGTTACTTTTCTTAACTAACCTGTGTAGAGTAATATGCATCTCTATAACTATCCGGCATGACTTCCTTATATGACAATGCACACCAATAGTAGttgtattgaaatctctaaaaaagacttatatttaggaacggagggagtacatataaATACCTAGCATGCCAAGATAAGCTGTACAACTAAAATTGATGGGGCAATTATGTCATTGGTAGCCGTGTTTCATGATTGCCAGCGAGAATTTgcctctcccgttgcaacgcacgggcatatttcCTAGTATCTAATAATGTAATGTGAAAATATATCCTATGATGGATCCAATGATATTGACTTTTTATTACGAAGTTGAATAGTTTCTTGTATAAACATGGTCAAACTTCAAAGACTTTGACTTCGAACAAATCCAATACGCAGGGtggaaaggaccggagggagtatacCGAGCAAGTCATCAGTTGGAAGTGGGTCCTACGCCACGCCAGGTGCGCGCTAGCTGAAATATGGTGCCACGTCTGTGACATCTATAGATGAGATAAACGTCATATTTGCACGCTCGTGCCAAGTTTTATAGCCATTTTGATGTATTTTTCAAGTTCATGCTTAAATGAATATCAGTGGCAAGTTTGAACAATTTTTCCTCCCTTTGTGAATTTATTCATCGGTCCCAGCCTGGACAGTTTATTCTTGGGCTTGTTTCTGCAATTCAAGGTCAATTAGTCCACCCTGATGGATGCCGATACGGAAAGCTGTGCCCTTTTCAGCTTTCTGGTGGCGTGCTGACGCGGTTTCGCGTCCAAACCGTGTGTTGGTCCGTTGCCTCCTGTGGAACGCTTTCCCGCCTCATCTTCTTATCTTGGTCGGGTCGCTTTCCGTTGCCCGTCCGGCGGTGTGGTAGAGGCCCCTGTTGCCGTGTCTGTGGACCATGAATCCATGATGCATCGGGAGAGACGTGCTGCGCACTTCGCTGTCGTCGTTGGGTTCCACCAGTCGTTGTCTGCGCCAGCCACACTTGCAGTCAAACTCGCACGCCGTTACCTATTCGTGCTTATATTTTCTAGAAGCATCAAGCATGTAGTATCCATCGCAAATCACAAAGAAAAGATAAACGTCTGGTGTGATTATATGTGCGGATGGATGGTGCTAGGATGTTCCAGTTCTAAACGCATGTCACGTGAACAAATCAAGAAACTTGCCGTCAAAAAAGCAAAGGCTCCAAAAATCCTTGCATTTATATATTTACCGGCCTAAGTTTGGATAGGTTTTGAATGAATGCAAAGAAAAACCATTAATCATCATTTCCATTCCTTCGTAACAACGAAAACCAAAAGTGAACCTGACGTCTGGATGAGCAAAAGTAGAAGCAGTGTAGTTTCGGTGAAGGAAAATGATAATAAAACCTGAAGAAACCGAATACATTTTACCCGTTCGTCCCAAGGCGCCCCTCCGCCCACCGGTAGAGACCTTCCAGAAACAGCAGGATCGGATAGACGCCGCGCGCTCCTATTTATAACCTGCCCACGAAGCTCATTCGCCTCCATCATCACCCAACAGCACTCAACCAGAGCAGAGCATTCGCCACTGTAGCTAGCACTCGCGGCGTGCGGGCAGGGACACGGCGAGCATGGGTTCGAGGTACGAGGTGGAGGTGACGGTGGGCTCGGCGCGGGACCTCAAGAACGTCAACTGGCGCAACGGCGACCTGCAGCCCTACGCCGTGCTCTGGGTCGACGACGGCCCCAAGTGCTCCTCCCGCGTCGACCTGGACAACGGCGAGAGCCCGGTCTGGGACGAGAAGCTCACCGTCCCGCTCCCGCCGTCCACCGCCCGCCTCGAGGACGCCGTCCTCCGCATCGACGTCGTCCACGCCAACGCCGGCGGGGGCACCAAGCCGCTCGTGGGGTCCGCGCGCCTCCCTCTGCGCGACGTCCTCGACGACGCCGGCCTCGGCGGCCGCGCGTCCCGCACGCTCCGCCTCAAGCGCCCCTCCGGCCGGCCCCAGGGCCGCCTCGACGTCCGCGTCGCCGTCCGCGAGGCCGCCGCCCGCTACTACGACCCCGCCTACCCGCCGCCCTACGGCCAGAGCCAGCCCCAGTCCCGCGACCCCTACGCGGCCCCGGCGCCGTACGGCTCGGGCGGGTACGGGTATGGCCAGCAGCAGCCGTACGCCGCGCCGCCGTCCGGCTACCCGGCCGCCTAcggcgccgccgcgccaccgCAGCCCGCCGGGTACCCTGCCGCCTACGGAGGCGGCGCGCAGCCGGCGTACGGCGCCGCTCCTGCCCCCGCGTACGGGTCGGTGAGTGACCCtgctgcgaagaagaaggggaTGGGGATGGGGGCGGGGCTGGCggtgggcgcggcggcgggggtgCTGGGCGGGCTGGCGCTGGCGGAAGGGGCGAGCTACCTGGAGGACAAGATCGAGGACGACGTGGCGGAGAAGGTGGAGGACGACCTGGCCGGCGGCGGCTACGACGACGACGACTACTAGAGAAAACGAAAACGATGGGCACCTCCTGAGAGATTGTTGTACACGCTGGTGCTGACTAGCCAGCATCTTCTTTGCTTTTATTCTGGCCGGATTTGTTGAATAAATACGCGAAACAAATTAACAACGAGTGTAGCAGTACATCCAATTGAAATGTTTTATGTGGCCTTGGCACCGACAAATTGTTGAACACAGCAACGTTGCCTACACTGGCTTTGCTTTTACTATTGTGTTTGTACAGTCTTGACTGGCATTCTGCAGTCTTAACAATGACATAGATGTATGGTGTCTAATCCTTGGCCTCGCCTCTCAATGCCGTACTACAATGGTAATTAGTCAAGGATTGAACGTTGCATTCATTCAACAAGGACGATAACAAATGAAATGAGTTAGATGAAATTGATGATAAAAGGGGCGTAAAATGCGAGTATAATCCAGAACATAGGACATACTGTGGCtggatttgtgatgttttcaagtACCACTTGGCTTGGAAGCCAATTAGTATCCTACTGTCTTGTGCATACCTATTCCGAAAAGCTCGGAGAACAAAAAAAAAAACCTTAGGGCTCAAGCATGAAATCTGGAAGAGGCTCACTTGACCGAAAAATCCTAATGCTCTGCTTTGAAGGCTACTTGTCCTACTAATTTCATATGTATATAATAGCTTGACAACAAGAAAGAAGGACATCTCTAACATTTTATTAAGTAACACGTAGGGTTACCGAAATTGCGCTACCAAAATAAATATTTAGCTTTCTTACATGATCACAAATAGTATCTAAATCAGACATTCAAAATTGAATGCAAAGAAAAAACCCTATGCACAAACACCATGAGAGAGATGGATTATCCTTTGACTACATTATGAAAATTACATTAGCTCACCTCAGTTGCAGCCTGTTTGGGTTTTTATCTAATACCTTGTTAACATGACAAAACAAAGATGTACACAAACGACATGAGAGTAAGTGAGTTAATATTAATGGACTAATGCAGCCCCAGGATGTTGGTATTGCTGctgaaaacaaaaacaaatagtAATAAGAAAGGTAAAAGAATAATCAACGTCCAAAATCAATCTAAATGAATTGCAGCAGCACAAACTTTACAACCAAAACTATATTCGGTTCTCTTAGTGTGTGACAAAGCCTGCCTAAATTTGGCCACTTCTCTTGAGTGTTTCCTTGTGTCAAAGGAAGATCCAGCCCAGCCACATGCCCACATTGTTGGACTTGGTGACCGTACTGACGATAAAGTCGTTCAAATAGTCGCCGAGCAACTCGGATGACATGCACAACACGATACATGTATTTCTAAAAGGACTCCATCTTTGAAAAAGCTCGTTTGCACCTTGCATCGAAGTAAACCACTATCCCTTGGCCAGTGGCAAAGCTtagtgagggggggggggggggggctataGCCCCCAACCAAGTTTATTTGTTTGCATAAACACATAATTTTCAACTATTTGGGCCAAATTTAAAATAATATTTAACATTAGGATGTGCAACTCACTACTGTTTGCGGTGGTCGCGCTGGCCTTCCTGAAGTGCTCGACCGTGTCGGCGGTGGCCATGGCCATTGCGTCGAGGACTAGGCAAAGCCCCATTCTCTGCAGGTTGGTGGGTCTGGTCGGGCGTCCAATGACCCATGCGAGGAATTGGCAGATGGCATGCTCGTACAAGAATATAGTGGTTGCAACCGTGAGGATGTTGAAGACTCGCATGCTGGATATGCCAAGATTGCGCCATGCTAGGTGTGGTTCGGCGAATCGCGGTTCCCTATACGACGCTGAGCAACTCCAGCTGGGTGTAAATAATGGAGTAGATCTAGACAGGGAGGGTCCGTAAGATGCTCTTCACTTGATAGGAGGTGTGAGGCATTTGGGAAAGCTCCGCAGAATTGGTTAGGAGAGGTGGTGAAGGTCGATGTCGAGCAAGATGGGTTTGCACAAGGAAAGCACCTTCGGGTTAGAGCTAAGGTGGGGGTGACTGAACCATTAAAAAGGGGATTTTCTGTGATCTTCACCGGAGGATAAGAAAGGGACATCGTTTGATTCCACATATGGAAAAGTTCCCCACTTCTGTTTGGATTGCGAGAGACTCATGCATGCCAATGGTAGATGTGAACCCTCGGTTGGATATTCTGTTCAGTGGGTAAACATGCTTATTATCATCTGATACTCCAAGGTGGACGATATTATCAACCTAAAGTTCCTCCTAATGTGTTTCGATGCAATGTCGGGGCTAAAGATAAATTTCGACAAGAGTGAAGCGATGATTGTGGGATGTAAATTGGAGGACCAACTGAGGGTTGCACATATGATGAACTACAAGTTAGGTTGATTGACGTGGCTTCCGGACAGCTGCAGAAGCATCCATCCATCTACCCCGTCTGTTCAAGTCTGGTCGATTTGGAGAAGCATCCCCTACTATGGTCCAGCGCAAATCCTCCATGAGCTTGAGACGACGACGGTGAGACCTTGGCAACGAAAAATTGTCGAACAGGCGAGGCCCTTGAGTGTACTGTGTACAACAATGTctgtgacaagcttggtatcgaTCACATGAGAAACGAGGGCGTTAGAAATCCATGTTGTGGTTTAGGATCAATGGCAGCCCTACCCTACGGGTATGGCGTTAAACACCACACACAGAATTATATTTGGCCAACTATTCCTGCACCACAAGCCCATCACAGTGTTCATCAATTGGGTTATAACCGATCACTAGAGGGTGACGCGTGTTGTACATCATAGTGATCATAGTGTTGTCGGTCGTGAGTTAGTCGGCTATTACGGTTAGAGGTGAGTATTTTGACACCGAAAGTGGAAGAACTGAACCGAGTTGACTGATATTCCTGGTTATTCGGTTTATGGTATTCGGTTCACTGTTTTCATCACTAGTTGTCTGTTCATCGAAAGTTGTCGTTCTAAATAAATCGAATTGACCATCGGACCATATACACCAAAATGTTCCTCCGTTTTTTCTCTAACTTCCTTTCTTTAGTGGCACATGTAGGCCCATGTACGATGCACATCCCCCACAAAACCCACTTCACTCGTGTATCTGCCTCTCGGAATTACTCTCACTGCACTAGTTTTCTTCCCAAAAGGACTCCATCTCTCAACCTAGTCGTCTCTTGATCTTGAGGTTAGATCTATTGTCACAAGTACTAGCTACAACGGCTCTACAACAAGTGCTCATGTTGGCTTGGATCTTCAGGGCCTAGCTTTTGGTTCTAACTCTCCCCCAATGCTAGCACGACGCCAGTCTTCCACCATGAATCCACCATCCGAGAAGCCCGAAGGGAAGACAGATCAAGAAAGCAGCTACCTAACAGCTCGGCGCAGAACCAACAAGCTAGCGCCACTCCCTCACTACCACACAAAGCAGAAAACCTTTGTGGCGGATAGTcctgtttgtgaagcaagtgccacatCAACGATGTGTATTGGATATTTGAAGGTTGGAACAACTTATCCTTTTACATGTGTAACTAATGTGTGTACATTAGGGGGTGTAAAGAGGCTAAGGTAATACCACAACTTTAAAGTGACAAAGTGACGGTAATTAGAAAGAGATTGGAAAATAAATTGAGGCATCGTATGGGCGGTGAAAACTAGCCGGAAGAGAATGGTGAGAAAGAGAGGGGAAAGAAATAAAATGCAATAGGTAAACATAAATGCAATgaaaataataattaaaaaatTAAGTTAGCATGTCTAATAAAGTTTTGTAAAAGGGAAATTTTACGGTGCATTATAATACACCAGAGCACGTGTATTATATGGGCGATCTAACAGATGAGAATAACTGGGCCTTTTTTAGCCCAAGGGTAGTTTTGACCTAAATTTTTTTGTACCTTTAATCGGCCCAATTAGGTCCAGGGGTATTCTCGTCCTAAATTTTTTGATTAAATTAATTTCATTAATAAAGCACTTAATTATAGAGGTCCAATCATCGTGCGTACTCTTTTGAATTTCGGTTCGAGGCGTTCGTCCTCTCTCCTCCTCTCGAG
The sequence above is a segment of the Aegilops tauschii subsp. strangulata cultivar AL8/78 chromosome 6, Aet v6.0, whole genome shotgun sequence genome. Coding sequences within it:
- the LOC109731626 gene encoding uncharacterized protein, giving the protein MGSRYEVEVTVGSARDLKNVNWRNGDLQPYAVLWVDDGPKCSSRVDLDNGESPVWDEKLTVPLPPSTARLEDAVLRIDVVHANAGGGTKPLVGSARLPLRDVLDDAGLGGRASRTLRLKRPSGRPQGRLDVRVAVREAAARYYDPAYPPPYGQSQPQSRDPYAAPAPYGSGGYGYGQQQPYAAPPSGYPAAYGAAAPPQPAGYPAAYGGGAQPAYGAAPAPAYGSVSDPAAKKKGMGMGAGLAVGAAAGVLGGLALAEGASYLEDKIEDDVAEKVEDDLAGGGYDDDDY